One segment of Erigeron canadensis isolate Cc75 chromosome 2, C_canadensis_v1, whole genome shotgun sequence DNA contains the following:
- the LOC122586709 gene encoding probable serine/threonine-protein kinase DDB_G0278521: MLATKNFSDDTFIAEGGFGKVYVGILTLSEKQIRVAMKRLNRQFGQGNREYLMEIQMLTCYRHKNLVSLVGFCDENGESILVYEHVKHGSLDRHLRNASELSWIQRLKISLGAARGFNYLHYEVGAEHRVLHRDIKSPNILLDENWEAKVADFGLSKIGRSNVEFTYVVTDACGTIGYIDPRYLETGILTKESDVYSFGVLLFEILSGRHAFISQDGRGLLANIAKQSCEKNTLDDIILPDLKNQMREDSLNVFTKAAYQCLKENRIDRPTMGAIVEKLEYALLLQVCNYSTTFIRVGTWGKQIAGQNNDQWSFKLEENHKLQKIIIDHGDVIYSLMFTTQCGGIFHTSNKVGGSAGGDIVSKVMLDDDEEIIDIKGTVATRGGNTVISSLTFVTNKRTHGPFGRASENVFTIPWEKGSLVGFYGFAGDFIDAIGVYLKADAEIMNVGSSGADYNPPGHNGWSYEIERNHHLKEIVVEHGHGVYSLTFTSQYKGLKYTSAKVGGWSGPYGEDKVSVVTLDWDEEIIGISGTVAVSEGVYAGYIVIASISFVTDKRTHGPYGTERGTPFTVQWEHGSVVGFYGRHGAFLDSIGVYLKAML; the protein is encoded by the exons ATGTTAGccaccaaaaatttcagtgatGACACTTTCATCGCAGAAGGTGGTTTCGGGAAGGTGTATGTAGGAATACTCACGCTATCCGAGAAGCAGATCAGAGTTGCTATGAAGAGACTGAATCGTCAATTTGGACAAGGGAATCGTGAGTATTTGATGGAAATTCAAATGCTCACATGCTATAGGCACAAAAACCTCGTTTCCCTTGTTGGATTTTGTGACGAGAATGGAGAAAGTATCTTGGTTTATGAGCATGTAAAACATGGAAGCCTTGACAGACATCTAAGAAATGCTAGTGAGCTCTCCTGGATCCAACGTCTCAAAATAAGCCTCGGGGCAGCCCGTGGGTTTAACTACCTACATTATGAGGTGGGTGCTGAACATAGGGTTTTGCATCGCGACATAAAGAGCCCAAACATTCTCTTAGATGAGAACTGGGAAGCAAAAGTAGCTGATTTTGGGTTGTCCAAAATAGGTCGTTCAAATGTAGAGTTCACGTATGTTGTCACCGATGCTTGTGGAACCATTGGCTATATTGATCCACGATATTTAGAAACCGGCATTCTTACCAAAGAATCAGATGTTTATTCCTTTGGTGTGTTGCTATTTGAGATATTAAGTGGAAGGCATGCATTTATATCTCAAGATGGGCGTGGTTTACTTGCTAACATTGCCAAACAGTCATGTGAGAAAAACACATTAGATGATATCATCCTTCCCGATCTCAAGAATCAAATGAGAGAAGATTCATTGAACGTGTTCACTAAGGCTGCATATCAATgcttaaaagaaaatagaatTGATCGCCCAACAATGGGTGCGATTGTGGAGAAACTAGAATATGCGTTGCTACTCCAA GTCTGCAACTATTCCACAACATTTATTCGGGTAGGAACTTGGGGAAAGCAAATTGCCGGTCAGAATAATGATCAATGGTCTTTTAAACTTGAGGAAAATCATAAACTCCAAAAGATAATAATTGATCATGGTGATGTAATCTACTCTCTCATGTTCACCACTCAATGTGGAGGTATCTTTCACACTTCAAACAAGGTTGGTGGTTCAGCCGGTGGAGACATTGTTTCTAAG GTCATGCTTGATGACGACGAGGAAATAATTGATATCAAAGGAACCGTTGCTACCCGAGGTGGTAATACAGTTATATCATCACTTACGTTTGTCACGAACAAGAGAACCCATGGGCCTTTTGGTCGAGCATCAGAGAACGTTTTCACTATCCCTTGGGAAAAAGGCTCGTTAGTTGGTTTTTATGGCTTTGCTGGCGATTTTATTGATGCCATTGGTGTCTATTTGAAAGCAGATGCTGAAATCATGAATGTTGGATCATCGGGAGCAGATTACAATCCGCCTGGACATAATGGTTGGTCTTATGAAATTGAGAGAAATCATCATCTGAAGGAGATAGTCGTTGAACATGGCCATGGTGTATATTCTCTAACTTTTACTTCACAATATAAAGGGTTAAAATACACATCTGCAAAAGTCGGTGGTTGGTCTGGACCGTATGGTGAAGATAAAGTTTCCGTG GTAACATTGGACTGGGATGAAGAAATTATTGGCATCAGTGGAACAGTTGCGGTATCTGAGGGAGTTTATGCAGGTTACATAGTCATTGCATCGATATCATTTGTGACGGACAAAAGAACACATGGGCCTTATGGCACAGAAAGAGGGACACCTTTCACCGTACAGTGGGAACATGGTTCTGTTGTTGGATTTTATGGCCGTCATGGTGCTTTTCTTGATAGCATCGGTGTCTATTTGAAGGCCATGTTGTAA